A genomic window from Polaribacter gangjinensis includes:
- a CDS encoding DNA gyrase/topoisomerase IV subunit A, with translation MSEEINENEHEELLPNAAETVQEETITKVTGMYKEWFLDYASYVILERAVPALMDGLKPVQRRIMHSMKDLDDGRYNKVANIVGHTMQYHPHGDASIADAMVQIGQKELLIDMQGNWGNILTGDRAAASRYIEARLSKFALEVVFNPKTTKWQASYDGRKKEPVNLPVKFPLLLAQGAEGIAVGLSTKILPHNFNELIDASIKYLKGKPFTILPDFLTGGIADFTHYNDGKRGGRVRVRAKISQLDKKTLVITEIPFGTTTTTLIESIIKANEKGTIKIKKIEDNTAAEVEILLHLPPNVSPDKTIDALFAFTSCENSISPLCCIIDDNKPLFGGVTQMLKHSTDNTVQLLKLELEIQLNELEEHWHFASLERIFIENRIYRDIEEEETWEGVIKAIDEGLKPHIAHLKRTITIEDIERLTEIKIKKISKFDIDKAKQFIESLEEKIAGVKHHLNHLIDFAVDYFKNLKEKYGKGRERKTEIRIFDDIEATKVAMNNAKLYVNRAEGFVGTSLKKDEFVTDCSDIDDVIIFRKDGKMMVTKVDAKTFVGKDIIHVAVFKKKDKRTVYNYIYRDGAKGPSYMKRFTVTGITRDKEYDLTNGNKGSEVHYFSANPNGEAEVVTINLRSVGSIKKLKWDIDFADLAIKGRDVRGNTLTKYAIKSIDFKSEGVSTLKPRKIWFDDTVQRLNVDERGDLLGEFKAEDKLLIITQQGKIKAVKPDLAMHFEDDMIVLEKWKPNKPISAIYYDGEKERYFVKRFLIETTEKEELFISDHPKSQLEIVATDYRPITEVIFSKRNLDNLIVNLEEFISIKGIKALGNQLTTEKIKQINLLEPLPFEEPEEEIIEDVDVVDEEEIIEETLPLEIPIIEKSTPFDEEEKQIIKKKIEKKKNDDDSQIKLF, from the coding sequence ATGAGTGAAGAAATAAACGAAAACGAACACGAAGAATTACTTCCAAACGCAGCAGAAACTGTTCAAGAAGAAACCATTACCAAAGTTACAGGAATGTACAAAGAATGGTTTTTAGATTATGCTTCGTATGTAATTTTAGAAAGAGCGGTACCTGCTTTAATGGATGGTTTAAAACCTGTTCAAAGAAGAATCATGCATTCTATGAAAGATTTGGATGATGGACGTTACAATAAAGTTGCCAATATTGTTGGACATACCATGCAATATCATCCTCATGGAGATGCATCAATTGCAGATGCAATGGTACAAATTGGGCAAAAAGAATTGCTCATTGACATGCAAGGAAATTGGGGAAATATTCTTACTGGAGACAGAGCTGCAGCATCAAGATATATAGAAGCACGTTTATCAAAATTTGCATTAGAAGTAGTTTTCAATCCAAAAACTACCAAATGGCAAGCATCTTATGATGGTCGAAAAAAAGAACCCGTTAATTTACCTGTCAAATTCCCTTTATTGCTTGCTCAGGGTGCTGAAGGAATTGCTGTTGGTTTGTCAACCAAAATTTTACCTCACAATTTTAATGAATTGATTGATGCTTCCATCAAATACTTAAAAGGAAAACCGTTTACTATTCTACCCGATTTTTTAACTGGTGGAATCGCAGATTTTACGCATTATAATGATGGAAAACGTGGAGGAAGAGTTCGTGTTCGTGCAAAAATTTCTCAATTAGATAAAAAAACATTGGTAATTACCGAAATTCCTTTTGGTACAACCACCACAACTTTGATAGAAAGTATTATCAAAGCCAATGAAAAAGGCACTATCAAAATCAAAAAAATTGAAGATAATACTGCTGCTGAAGTAGAAATTTTGTTGCATTTACCACCAAATGTTTCGCCTGATAAAACAATTGATGCATTATTTGCTTTTACAAGCTGCGAAAACTCAATTTCACCTTTGTGTTGTATCATTGATGATAACAAACCTTTATTTGGTGGTGTAACTCAAATGCTTAAACATTCTACAGATAATACAGTTCAATTGCTAAAATTAGAGTTAGAGATTCAGTTAAATGAGCTGGAAGAACATTGGCATTTTGCATCTTTAGAGCGTATTTTTATCGAAAATAGAATTTATAGAGATATTGAAGAAGAAGAAACTTGGGAAGGAGTTATCAAAGCAATTGACGAAGGATTAAAACCACATATTGCGCATTTAAAAAGAACTATCACAATTGAAGATATTGAACGTTTGACCGAAATTAAAATCAAGAAAATATCCAAATTTGATATTGATAAAGCCAAACAATTCATTGAAAGCTTAGAGGAAAAAATTGCGGGAGTAAAACATCATTTAAATCATTTAATTGATTTTGCAGTTGATTATTTTAAAAATCTAAAAGAAAAATACGGAAAAGGAAGAGAGCGAAAAACAGAGATTCGAATTTTTGATGATATTGAAGCTACAAAAGTAGCTATGAATAATGCCAAACTATATGTAAATAGGGCAGAAGGCTTTGTAGGAACCTCTCTTAAAAAAGACGAATTTGTTACAGACTGTTCTGATATAGATGATGTTATTATTTTTAGAAAAGATGGCAAAATGATGGTTACTAAAGTTGATGCTAAGACCTTTGTTGGTAAAGACATTATTCACGTTGCCGTTTTTAAAAAGAAAGACAAAAGAACAGTATATAACTATATTTATAGAGATGGAGCAAAAGGGCCTAGTTACATGAAACGCTTTACTGTTACTGGAATTACCCGTGATAAAGAGTATGATTTAACAAATGGTAACAAAGGTTCTGAAGTGCATTATTTTTCTGCAAATCCGAATGGTGAGGCTGAAGTTGTTACCATCAATTTGCGCTCTGTAGGTAGTATCAAAAAATTAAAGTGGGATATTGATTTTGCAGATTTAGCCATAAAAGGACGTGATGTTCGTGGAAATACGCTCACTAAATATGCCATTAAAAGCATCGATTTTAAATCAGAAGGAGTTTCAACTCTAAAACCTCGTAAAATTTGGTTTGATGATACTGTACAACGTTTAAATGTTGATGAAAGAGGGGATTTGTTAGGAGAGTTTAAAGCTGAAGACAAGCTATTAATTATAACTCAACAAGGAAAAATTAAAGCTGTAAAACCTGATTTGGCAATGCATTTTGAAGATGATATGATAGTCTTAGAAAAATGGAAACCTAATAAACCAATATCAGCTATTTATTACGATGGTGAAAAAGAACGCTATTTTGTAAAACGCTTTTTGATAGAAACAACTGAAAAAGAAGAATTGTTTATTTCTGATCATCCAAAATCGCAATTAGAAATTGTAGCAACAGATTACAGACCCATTACTGAAGTGATTTTCTCTAAAAGAAATTTAGATAATTTAATAGTAAATCTTGAAGAATTTATTTCAATAAAAGGAATTAAAGCACTTGGAAATCAATTAACTACAGAAAAAATAAAACAAATAAATTTATTAGAGCCTTTGCCTTTTGAAGAACCTGAAGAAGAAATTATTGAAGACGTAGATGTTGTAGACGAAGAAGAAATTATTGAAGAAACATTGCCTTTAGAAATTCCAATTATTGAAAAATCTACTCCATTTGATGAAGAAGAAAAGCAAATTATCAAGAAAAAAATCGAAAAGAAAAAAAATGATGACGACAGTCAAATAAAACTATTCTAA
- a CDS encoding DUF2834 domain-containing protein, whose amino-acid sequence MKLKYVYLFLAILGVLFTWYYNILYFQTVENASFIGFMQDAQNNFAAKSFGADLTVVVLTFFVFLTTESLRLKIKYWWLLIPLTFLIAVAFTFPLFLYFRQQKLDVLSMKN is encoded by the coding sequence ATGAAACTAAAATATGTGTATTTGTTTTTAGCAATTTTGGGCGTTTTATTTACCTGGTATTACAATATTTTATATTTTCAAACTGTTGAAAATGCTAGTTTTATTGGCTTTATGCAAGATGCACAAAACAATTTTGCAGCCAAGTCTTTTGGCGCTGATTTAACTGTGGTTGTGCTAACTTTTTTCGTGTTTTTAACAACGGAATCTTTGCGTTTAAAAATCAAGTATTGGTGGCTTTTAATTCCGCTAACGTTTTTAATTGCTGTCGCATTTACGTTTCCGCTTTTCTTGTATTTCAGACAACAAAAATTGGATGTTTTATCAATGAAAAATTAA
- a CDS encoding ABC transporter substrate-binding protein has translation MMYKKNIKNRNKYFFIIFFICFLINISCKKEKKSDILIEKNTKITYVKGFQIIENKASSKLIISNPYQNSAEIFEYTLSKNPTSKNEIQLPISRIVVTSTTHIPMIELLNEENSIVGFPSTYYISSEKTRQRVDGGFIKEIGKENLLNTEVILNLEPDLVVGYSVSTADKSLEIIKKSGIPVIYNGDWLEETPLGRAEWIQFFGLLFDKQQKADSIFKSIENAYLEAKKLAMKNPKKPTILSGAVMSKDIWNLPAGESFVAKFLADANLDYLWKDSQGKGSLSLSFESVFERAKEADFWIAPGYFSSKKEMLQHNKLYAEFAAFKNDNIYTPTLKKGKTGGVIYYELAPTRPDLVLKDLIKITNPDLLPNYKLTFFEKMN, from the coding sequence ATGATGTATAAGAAAAACATTAAAAACAGAAATAAATATTTTTTTATAATTTTTTTTATTTGTTTTCTGATCAATATATCTTGTAAAAAAGAAAAAAAATCGGATATTTTAATTGAAAAAAATACAAAAATAACCTATGTAAAAGGATTTCAAATAATTGAAAATAAAGCATCTAGTAAATTGATTATTTCAAATCCATATCAAAATTCAGCTGAAATCTTTGAATATACTTTATCAAAAAATCCAACATCCAAAAATGAAATTCAATTACCCATTTCAAGAATTGTAGTTACTTCAACCACGCACATTCCTATGATTGAGTTGCTAAATGAAGAAAATAGTATTGTTGGTTTTCCAAGCACTTACTATATCTCTTCTGAAAAAACACGTCAAAGAGTTGATGGTGGATTTATCAAAGAAATTGGAAAAGAAAATTTATTAAATACCGAAGTTATACTGAATTTAGAACCTGATTTGGTTGTTGGTTATAGTGTTTCAACGGCTGATAAATCGTTAGAAATTATTAAAAAATCAGGAATTCCTGTAATTTATAACGGAGATTGGTTAGAAGAAACTCCCCTTGGAAGAGCAGAATGGATTCAGTTTTTTGGATTGTTATTTGACAAACAACAAAAAGCAGATAGCATTTTTAAAAGTATTGAAAATGCTTATTTAGAAGCGAAAAAACTTGCAATGAAAAATCCTAAAAAACCAACCATTCTTTCTGGCGCTGTAATGAGTAAAGATATTTGGAATTTGCCTGCAGGAGAGAGTTTTGTAGCAAAGTTTTTAGCAGATGCAAATTTGGATTATTTATGGAAAGACTCTCAAGGAAAAGGCAGTTTGTCTTTAAGTTTTGAAAGTGTTTTTGAGCGCGCAAAAGAAGCTGATTTTTGGATTGCTCCAGGCTATTTTTCATCTAAAAAAGAAATGTTACAACACAATAAATTGTATGCAGAATTTGCAGCCTTTAAAAATGACAACATCTACACTCCTACTCTAAAAAAAGGAAAAACAGGAGGCGTAATTTACTATGAATTAGCACCTACAAGACCAGATTTGGTATTAAAAGATTTGATAAAAATTACGAATCCTGATTTGTTGCCAAATTATAAACTGACTTTTTTTGAGAAAATGAATTAA
- a CDS encoding TonB-dependent receptor plug domain-containing protein, translating into MKKQFLIVSALACLFASKNSLSQEKNEKVESLDEIIITATKFETNKKNIGKIVYKINQETIQNSAGKTVLDLLNDVPGVEINGNFSTKGQNLGYYIRGGRNRQVAILIDGVNVNDPSSFGGDFDLRQIDIQQIESIEVLKGAASTLYGSGAATGVINIILKKASKKQFNGVFSTNIGSNSSSENNSLSAEEFSTNFNFNGTLNKVDYLLALNANGSRGLSAAENTDSTRPFEEDIFARQNLLLKINYALNSKLSLGFFASIDEFSTDFDGFDFDPVTFASTPADKNNNLSSTQKRGGFNLDYTYEKGSLKLRTFVTNINRCDTPSNDFFNGEVLGFDVFNHYKFNNEFSVLAGITSQFQDMKQHTSFSQIEKGAGKQHFFDPYFSVNYFSDFGFTFNAGTRLNVHSEYGENIVFNVNPAYNFNINTESKAKVFASYSTAFVTPTLSEIFTKLPSIDELLPEEDITIETGFELILSPKFSVNSTFFYREETNKIGYDPATFQTINDVGTFFARGIESEISYKPLKKVSVLANFTHINRAENLLLKIPKNTFFMKVDYQLFPETFTAISYRFVDETKDFGNINLASYNLVDFFINHQLLNGKVTFFGNITNIFNENFQEIAGFTTRGRNYNVGLKINL; encoded by the coding sequence ATGAAAAAACAATTTCTAATTGTTAGTGCACTTGCATGCCTATTTGCAAGTAAAAATTCGTTATCACAAGAGAAAAACGAAAAAGTAGAATCGCTGGATGAAATCATTATTACAGCAACAAAATTTGAAACCAATAAAAAAAATATTGGTAAAATTGTTTACAAAATAAACCAAGAAACGATTCAAAATAGTGCAGGAAAAACAGTTCTTGATTTATTAAATGATGTTCCTGGAGTTGAAATTAATGGAAATTTTAGCACCAAAGGTCAAAATTTAGGCTATTATATTAGAGGTGGAAGAAATCGTCAAGTTGCCATTTTAATTGATGGTGTAAACGTAAATGATCCATCGTCTTTTGGAGGCGATTTTGATTTACGACAAATTGACATTCAGCAAATTGAAAGTATTGAAGTTTTAAAAGGAGCTGCATCTACCTTATATGGTTCTGGAGCTGCAACTGGAGTGATAAATATCATTTTGAAAAAAGCTTCCAAAAAACAATTCAATGGTGTTTTTTCAACAAATATAGGAAGTAATTCTTCTAGCGAAAATAACAGTTTATCTGCTGAAGAATTTTCTACAAACTTCAATTTTAATGGAACTTTAAACAAAGTTGATTATTTATTAGCGTTAAATGCAAATGGCTCAAGAGGGCTTTCTGCCGCTGAAAATACAGATTCTACAAGACCTTTTGAAGAGGATATTTTTGCAAGACAAAACTTATTGTTAAAAATAAATTATGCCTTGAATTCGAAATTATCTCTAGGATTTTTTGCAAGTATTGATGAATTTTCAACTGATTTTGATGGTTTTGATTTTGACCCTGTAACTTTTGCAAGTACACCTGCTGATAAAAATAACAATTTGTCAAGTACACAAAAAAGAGGAGGCTTTAATTTGGATTATACTTATGAAAAAGGAAGTTTAAAACTCAGAACATTTGTAACTAATATCAACAGATGTGATACTCCTTCAAATGATTTTTTCAATGGAGAAGTCCTTGGTTTTGATGTATTTAACCATTATAAATTCAACAATGAGTTTTCAGTTTTAGCCGGAATTACCTCTCAATTTCAAGACATGAAACAGCATACTTCTTTCAGTCAAATTGAAAAAGGTGCAGGAAAACAACATTTTTTCGACCCTTATTTTTCTGTAAATTATTTTTCTGATTTCGGATTTACTTTCAATGCAGGAACTCGTTTAAACGTGCACAGTGAATATGGTGAAAACATAGTTTTTAATGTAAATCCTGCATATAATTTTAACATAAACACTGAATCAAAAGCCAAAGTTTTTGCGTCTTACAGCACTGCTTTTGTAACACCAACTTTATCAGAGATTTTCACAAAATTGCCGTCAATTGATGAATTATTACCTGAAGAAGACATCACTATTGAAACAGGTTTTGAATTGATTCTTTCTCCTAAATTCTCAGTAAACTCGACATTTTTTTACAGAGAAGAAACCAATAAAATCGGTTATGATCCTGCAACTTTTCAAACAATTAACGATGTTGGAACTTTTTTTGCAAGAGGAATTGAATCAGAAATTTCGTATAAACCTTTGAAAAAAGTAAGTGTATTAGCAAATTTTACACATATCAATAGAGCTGAAAATTTGTTGTTGAAAATTCCAAAAAATACCTTTTTCATGAAAGTTGACTACCAACTTTTTCCTGAAACTTTTACAGCAATTAGTTATCGTTTTGTAGATGAAACCAAAGATTTTGGAAACATAAATTTAGCTTCTTATAACTTAGTTGATTTTTTCATCAATCATCAATTACTGAATGGAAAAGTGACCTTTTTTGGAAACATCACCAATATTTTCAATGAAAATTTTCAAGAAATTGCTGGTTTTACAACAAGAGGAAGAAACTACAATGTAGGATTGAAAATAAATTTATAA
- a CDS encoding DUF3307 domain-containing protein translates to MEIFLKLFLVHILGDFVFQPTKWVKDKEKKKIKSIKLYIHILIHAALLIGTFMFDVKNYWKIFLLIITSHFLIDIVKLYFQKEKTKRNWFFIDQLFHLIFILIASSFFVDFSILKASLNFEKIILFIISILIITHVSSIVVKLLISKWNPDESNSGKSSIENAGKYIGILERLFVFIFIITNHWEAIGFLLAAKSVFRFGDLTSGKDRKLTEYILIGTLLSFGIAILIGLLYLEILKIL, encoded by the coding sequence ATGGAAATATTTTTAAAATTATTTTTAGTTCATATTTTGGGAGACTTTGTTTTTCAACCAACAAAATGGGTTAAAGACAAGGAAAAAAAGAAAATAAAATCAATAAAATTATATATTCATATTCTTATTCATGCAGCTCTTCTAATTGGAACTTTTATGTTCGATGTAAAAAATTATTGGAAGATTTTTTTATTGATTATAACCTCGCACTTTTTAATTGATATTGTAAAACTGTATTTTCAAAAAGAAAAAACAAAAAGAAACTGGTTTTTTATTGACCAATTATTTCATCTCATTTTTATATTGATAGCAAGTTCATTTTTTGTTGATTTTTCAATTTTAAAGGCATCATTAAACTTTGAAAAAATAATTCTTTTCATAATCTCAATTTTAATAATTACTCATGTTTCATCAATTGTTGTAAAATTATTGATATCAAAATGGAATCCAGATGAAAGTAATTCAGGTAAAAGTTCTATTGAAAATGCAGGAAAATATATAGGAATATTAGAAAGATTGTTTGTTTTTATATTTATCATTACAAATCATTGGGAAGCAATCGGATTTTTATTGGCAGCAAAATCTGTTTTTAGATTTGGAGATTTAACATCAGGGAAAGACCGGAAATTAACAGAATACATCTTAATTGGAACACTTTTAAGTTTTGGAATTGCTATTTTAATCGGATTATTATATCTGGAAATTTTGAAAATACTATAA
- a CDS encoding SatD family protein, translating into MTSILTGDLINSRKNKESSWLKTLKMTLETFGTTPKNWQIYRGDSFQLEISNPEDAFLSALKIKATLKNIENINVRIGIGIGEKEFNTNKITEANGEAFINSGIAFDNYLKKQTLAVKTPWQEIDDEFNLFFELALMTIDNWTINSAEIFKIASENKEATQKDIATLLGISQGSVSERQKRAGIEPLMKLETHFRKQISKKISQ; encoded by the coding sequence ATGACAAGCATATTAACAGGTGATCTAATTAATTCTAGAAAAAATAAAGAAAGTTCTTGGTTAAAAACTTTAAAAATGACTTTGGAAACTTTTGGCACAACTCCAAAAAATTGGCAAATTTACAGAGGTGATAGCTTTCAATTGGAGATTTCAAATCCTGAAGACGCTTTTTTATCAGCACTTAAAATCAAAGCTACTCTAAAAAATATTGAAAATATTAATGTAAGAATTGGTATTGGAATTGGGGAAAAAGAATTTAACACCAATAAAATTACGGAAGCAAATGGAGAAGCATTTATAAATTCGGGAATTGCATTTGATAATTATTTAAAAAAACAAACGTTGGCAGTTAAAACTCCTTGGCAAGAAATTGACGATGAATTCAATCTTTTTTTTGAACTCGCACTAATGACAATAGACAATTGGACAATAAATTCTGCCGAGATTTTTAAAATTGCATCAGAAAATAAAGAAGCTACTCAAAAAGATATTGCAACATTATTGGGAATTTCTCAAGGGAGTGTGAGTGAGCGTCAAAAACGCGCAGGAATTGAGCCATTAATGAAATTGGAAACACACTTTAGAAAACAAATTTCAAAAAAAATATCCCAATAA
- a CDS encoding ATP-dependent helicase codes for MSNSYLDSLNEAQKRAVLQKDGPMIIIAGAGSGKTRVLTYRIAHLMQQGVDAFNILSLTFTNKAAKEMKERIAKVVGVSEAKNLWMGTFHAVFARILRTEADKLGFPTNFTIYDTQDSVRLLTAIIKEMDLDKEQYKPKQVYSRISSFKNNLITVRAYFNNPELQEADLMASRPKIGEIYREYVNRCFKSGAMDFDDLLLRTNELLARFPDVLAKYQDRFRYIMVDEYQDTNHSQYIIIRALADRFQNICVVGDDSQSIYSFRGANIQNILNFQKDYPEVKTFKLEQNYRSTKNIVNAANSVIAQNKTKLDKDVWTSNDSGESIYVMRSISDGEEGRFVAQSIWENMMNHQLKPDVFCVLYRTNSQSRAIEDALRKKNIDYKIYGGTSFYQRKEIKDVLSYLRLLINPNDEEALVRVINYPIRGIGATTIDKLTIAANLYKKSIFDIILNIHKIDIQLNAPTKNKLQDFSNMIQRFQIEAQSKNAFEVAELVVKQTRLIPELEKEGTPEAVSRVENIQELLNGIKDFITDKIEQGENASLTTFLEDVALATDFDADKENDDPKVALMSIHQSKGLEFEYVYIVGLEENLFPSAMSMNTRIELEEERRLFYVALTRAEKVAYLSYAQTRYRWGKLVDAEPSRFLEEIDEKYLHYMTPKTPEPSTNKFIDANLFDDAPKGIRFQKPLIRKKIERNIVENKEVNFTKNFKKVLENTSNTNLFDTEVIVGNIVEHNRFGKGEVLSLEGNGANKKAEIQFGTVGKKKLLLQFAKLKVIG; via the coding sequence ATGTCAAATTCCTATTTAGATTCTTTAAACGAAGCTCAAAAAAGAGCAGTGTTGCAAAAAGATGGTCCTATGATTATCATTGCAGGTGCTGGCTCAGGAAAAACTAGAGTATTAACCTACAGAATTGCGCATTTAATGCAACAGGGTGTAGATGCTTTCAATATACTTTCGCTAACTTTTACCAATAAAGCTGCAAAAGAAATGAAAGAAAGAATTGCAAAAGTGGTTGGTGTAAGTGAAGCAAAAAATTTATGGATGGGAACTTTTCACGCTGTTTTTGCAAGAATTTTACGTACTGAAGCTGATAAATTAGGATTTCCAACCAATTTTACCATTTACGACACTCAAGATTCTGTAAGATTATTGACAGCTATTATCAAAGAAATGGATTTGGACAAAGAACAGTACAAACCAAAACAAGTCTATAGCAGAATTTCATCTTTCAAAAATAATTTAATAACTGTAAGAGCGTATTTCAATAATCCTGAATTGCAAGAGGCTGACTTAATGGCAAGCAGGCCAAAAATTGGAGAAATTTATCGAGAATATGTAAATAGATGTTTTAAATCTGGAGCTATGGATTTTGACGATTTATTGCTCAGAACCAATGAATTATTGGCACGTTTTCCTGATGTTTTGGCAAAATATCAAGATCGTTTTCGATACATCATGGTTGATGAGTATCAAGATACCAATCATTCACAATACATTATTATCAGAGCTTTGGCTGATCGTTTTCAAAATATTTGCGTTGTGGGTGATGATTCGCAAAGTATTTATAGTTTTAGAGGAGCCAATATTCAAAATATTTTAAACTTTCAAAAAGATTATCCAGAGGTAAAAACCTTTAAATTGGAGCAAAATTATCGTTCCACAAAAAATATTGTGAACGCAGCAAATTCGGTAATCGCTCAAAATAAAACAAAATTAGACAAAGATGTTTGGACATCTAATGATAGTGGCGAATCTATTTATGTGATGCGTTCCATTTCTGATGGAGAAGAAGGTCGTTTTGTGGCTCAATCTATTTGGGAAAACATGATGAATCATCAATTAAAACCTGATGTTTTTTGTGTGTTGTATCGAACAAATTCGCAATCAAGAGCCATAGAAGATGCGTTGCGTAAGAAAAATATCGATTATAAAATTTATGGTGGAACGTCTTTTTATCAGCGAAAAGAAATCAAAGATGTATTGTCTTATTTGCGATTATTAATCAATCCAAATGATGAAGAAGCTTTAGTGAGAGTTATCAATTATCCTATTCGTGGAATTGGAGCCACAACAATTGATAAATTAACAATTGCTGCAAACTTATACAAAAAATCAATTTTTGACATCATTTTAAATATTCATAAAATTGATATTCAATTAAATGCACCAACTAAAAACAAATTGCAAGATTTTTCGAATATGATTCAGCGTTTTCAGATAGAAGCACAATCAAAAAATGCTTTTGAAGTTGCTGAGTTGGTAGTAAAACAAACCAGATTGATTCCTGAACTCGAAAAAGAAGGCACTCCTGAAGCAGTGAGCAGAGTTGAAAATATTCAGGAATTGTTAAACGGAATCAAAGATTTTATAACCGATAAAATTGAGCAAGGAGAAAATGCTTCACTAACCACATTTTTAGAAGATGTTGCCTTGGCTACAGATTTTGATGCTGACAAAGAAAATGACGATCCAAAAGTAGCTTTAATGAGTATTCATCAATCTAAAGGATTGGAATTTGAATATGTTTATATTGTAGGTTTAGAAGAAAATTTATTCCCATCTGCCATGAGTATGAATACTCGAATTGAATTGGAAGAAGAACGAAGATTATTTTATGTAGCACTTACAAGAGCTGAAAAAGTGGCGTATTTAAGTTACGCACAAACGCGTTACAGATGGGGAAAATTAGTTGATGCGGAACCTAGCCGTTTTTTGGAAGAAATAGATGAAAAGTATCTTCATTATATGACTCCAAAAACACCTGAACCATCCACGAATAAATTTATTGATGCTAATTTATTTGATGATGCGCCAAAAGGAATCCGTTTTCAAAAACCATTAATTCGAAAAAAAATAGAACGAAATATTGTAGAAAATAAGGAAGTAAATTTTACAAAAAATTTTAAAAAAGTTTTAGAAAATACTTCAAATACCAATTTATTTGATACTGAAGTTATTGTCGGGAATATTGTGGAGCACAATCGTTTTGGAAAAGGAGAAGTACTTTCATTAGAAGGAAATGGCGCTAACAAAAAAGCTGAAATTCAGTTTGGTACCGTTGGAAAAAAGAAATTATTATTACAATTTGCCAAGTTAAAAGTAATTGGTTAG
- a CDS encoding DUF4290 domain-containing protein: MTFDLEYNSERPIMIIPEYGRHVQKLIDHCMTLETKEERNIMARAIVDVMGNLQPHLRDVPDFKHKLWDQLFIMSDFMLDADSPYPTPSKEELQEKPEPLAYPKSASKYRYYGTNMQTMIDVALSWEEGDLKEALIFTIANHMKKCYLNWNKDTVDDAIIFNHLYDLSGGKIDLRDSKEELSDTKELMKKRNTQGQNTSKNSKKQSFTKNRKR, from the coding sequence ATGACATTTGATTTAGAATACAACTCAGAAAGACCCATCATGATAATTCCTGAATATGGAAGACATGTTCAAAAATTGATTGATCATTGCATGACACTTGAAACAAAAGAAGAGAGAAATATCATGGCAAGAGCTATTGTGGATGTGATGGGAAACTTACAACCTCATTTACGTGATGTTCCTGATTTTAAACACAAATTGTGGGATCAATTATTTATCATGTCCGATTTTATGTTGGATGCAGATTCTCCTTATCCAACACCATCAAAAGAGGAATTACAAGAAAAACCTGAACCATTAGCATATCCAAAATCGGCTTCTAAATACCGCTATTATGGCACAAATATGCAAACCATGATTGATGTTGCTTTAAGCTGGGAAGAAGGAGATTTAAAAGAAGCTTTGATTTTTACAATTGCAAATCATATGAAAAAATGTTATTTGAATTGGAATAAAGATACAGTTGATGATGCAATTATTTTCAATCATTTATATGATTTGTCTGGTGGAAAAATAGATTTACGCGATTCTAAAGAAGAATTATCAGATACTAAAGAATTGATGAAAAAAAGAAATACGCAAGGGCAAAACACTTCAAAAAACTCTAAAAAACAATCATTTACCAAAAACCGAAAAAGATAA